The Niastella koreensis GR20-10 genome includes a window with the following:
- a CDS encoding bifunctional UDP-3-O-[3-hydroxymyristoyl] N-acetylglucosamine deacetylase/3-hydroxyacyl-ACP dehydratase: MNNNFNPDKQHTLQSAVSISGTGLHTGVNVDMTLKPAHPGFGFQFQRIDLPGQPVIKADCDLVTDTSRGTTLQEGDTKVCTVEHILAALVGMGVDNCLIELNGPEIPIADGSSAPFVEIIEEAGVLEQDAAKVWYSIDTNITHYDELKRVEMTALPATDYKITTLIDFNSPVLGTQHAGLKSMRDFKEEIAPCRTFCFLHELEMLLQHNLIKGGDVNNAIVIVDKPVTPEVMERLSKVFNKKNIEVKNEGYLNNLELRFPNEPARHKTLDVVGDLALIGYPIKAHIIANRPGHSTNVDFARKIKQYIKKNKHVKDVPVYDPNLPPVYSLQQIEKTLPHRYPFLMVDKIIELTDKHIVGIKNVTYNEQFFTGHFPGNPVMPGVLQVEALAQTGGILCINSLPPGEYDTYFLKIDNCKFKQKVVPGDTMILKMELISPIRRGICEMRGTVYVGNKIATEADLMAQVVKR; the protein is encoded by the coding sequence ATGAACAATAACTTTAATCCAGATAAGCAACATACCCTGCAATCAGCTGTGAGTATTTCCGGTACCGGTTTACATACAGGAGTAAATGTGGATATGACCCTGAAACCAGCCCACCCAGGCTTTGGTTTTCAGTTTCAACGCATTGATTTGCCCGGGCAACCTGTAATTAAGGCTGATTGTGACCTGGTTACCGATACTTCCCGGGGTACAACCCTGCAGGAAGGCGATACAAAGGTTTGCACGGTAGAGCATATTCTGGCTGCCTTGGTGGGCATGGGCGTTGATAATTGCCTGATTGAGCTGAATGGTCCCGAAATTCCCATCGCCGATGGTAGTTCTGCCCCTTTTGTTGAAATTATTGAAGAAGCAGGCGTGCTGGAGCAGGATGCGGCCAAAGTATGGTACAGCATCGATACCAACATTACCCATTACGACGAATTGAAAAGGGTTGAAATGACAGCCCTGCCTGCTACCGATTATAAAATAACCACCCTCATTGACTTTAATAGCCCGGTACTGGGCACCCAGCACGCTGGTTTAAAAAGCATGCGGGATTTTAAGGAAGAAATTGCGCCCTGCCGTACTTTCTGCTTCCTGCATGAACTGGAAATGTTGCTGCAACACAATCTTATCAAGGGCGGTGATGTAAACAACGCCATTGTGATTGTTGACAAGCCGGTAACACCTGAGGTAATGGAGCGGCTGTCGAAAGTTTTCAACAAGAAAAACATTGAGGTTAAGAATGAAGGGTACCTCAATAACCTGGAGCTGCGTTTCCCCAATGAACCTGCCCGTCACAAGACACTGGATGTGGTAGGTGACCTGGCCCTGATCGGTTATCCCATCAAGGCGCATATCATTGCTAACCGTCCGGGTCACAGCACAAACGTGGATTTTGCCCGTAAGATCAAGCAGTATATAAAAAAAAATAAACATGTAAAGGATGTACCGGTGTACGACCCCAATTTGCCCCCAGTATACAGCCTGCAGCAGATCGAAAAAACGTTGCCGCACCGCTATCCTTTCCTGATGGTGGATAAAATTATTGAACTTACTGACAAGCATATAGTTGGAATCAAAAATGTAACTTATAACGAGCAGTTTTTTACGGGCCACTTTCCTGGTAATCCCGTAATGCCCGGAGTACTGCAAGTAGAGGCGCTTGCTCAAACAGGAGGCATTCTTTGTATTAACTCCCTGCCACCCGGCGAATATGATACCTACTTTTTGAAGATCGATAATTGTAAATTCAAGCAAAAAGTGGTACCCGGAGATACTATGATCCTGAAAATGGAGTTAATCTCCCCAATACGGCGTGGAATTTGCGAAATGCGGGGAACGGTGTACGTAGGTAATAAAATTGCCACAGAAGCTGATTTGATGGCCCAGGTAGTAAAACGATAA
- the lpxD gene encoding UDP-3-O-(3-hydroxymyristoyl)glucosamine N-acyltransferase — protein MQFTAAQIAMIINGKVEGNPETLVHSFGKIEEAQAGQLSFLANPKYEEYLYRTSASLVIVNAAQELKEPVNATLIRVADAYSAFATLLSKYQEMATQKLSGIQEPAYISKSAKYGQQVYIGAFSYLGENVVLGNNVKIFPNVFLGDNVKINDNTIVHPGVKIYHDCVIGKNVTIHAGTVVGSDGFGFAPQADGSFKKVPQIGNVVVEDFVEIGANAAIDRATIGSTIIKSGAKLDNLIQVAHNVEVGNNTVIAAQAGVSGSTKIGNNVMIGGQAGIVGHIQIADGSKINAQSGVSKSIKTPNAAVTGSPAFEYTSALRSQAVSRKLPDLEKRIAELEQLVKQLLTEKVG, from the coding sequence ATGCAATTTACCGCAGCCCAAATAGCTATGATCATCAATGGCAAAGTGGAAGGAAATCCTGAAACTTTAGTGCATTCCTTTGGAAAGATTGAAGAAGCGCAGGCTGGCCAGCTTTCTTTTCTGGCCAATCCTAAATACGAAGAATACCTGTATCGTACCAGTGCGTCCCTGGTTATCGTCAATGCCGCACAGGAGTTGAAGGAACCCGTGAACGCTACCCTGATCAGGGTAGCCGATGCTTATTCCGCTTTCGCTACCCTGCTTTCCAAATACCAGGAAATGGCAACCCAAAAATTATCGGGTATCCAGGAACCTGCTTACATCAGTAAGTCGGCTAAATATGGTCAACAGGTTTATATCGGCGCCTTTTCTTACCTCGGTGAGAATGTAGTGCTGGGAAACAATGTGAAAATATTCCCGAACGTATTCCTGGGCGATAATGTAAAGATCAACGACAATACCATCGTACATCCCGGAGTAAAAATTTATCACGATTGTGTTATTGGCAAGAATGTAACCATTCATGCCGGTACAGTAGTGGGCAGCGATGGTTTTGGTTTTGCACCACAGGCAGATGGCAGCTTTAAAAAAGTGCCGCAAATTGGAAATGTAGTAGTGGAAGATTTTGTTGAGATCGGCGCTAATGCCGCCATCGACCGTGCTACCATTGGTTCAACCATAATAAAATCAGGCGCCAAACTGGATAACCTGATCCAGGTTGCGCATAACGTAGAAGTTGGTAACAACACCGTTATTGCTGCACAGGCTGGCGTAAGCGGCAGTACCAAAATTGGTAACAACGTTATGATCGGCGGACAGGCCGGCATTGTTGGCCATATTCAAATTGCCGATGGCAGCAAGATCAATGCGCAAAGCGGTGTGAGCAAATCAATAAAAACGCCTAACGCTGCCGTAACCGGTAGCCCCGCTTTTGAATATACCAGTGCTTTACGCAGCCAGGCGGTGAGCCGCAAACTGCCCGACCTGGAGAAGAGAATTGCTGAGTTGGAGCAGTTGGTGAAGCAGTTGTTGACCGAGAAGGTAGGTTAA
- a CDS encoding HD domain-containing protein produces MTNRIRKIINDPVYGFITIDDPLVFQVIAHPWYQRLRRIHQMAFAHLVYPGAVHTRLHHSLGAYHLMCSALTELKSKGVEITPEEETAAKIAILLHDIGHGPFSHALENVLISKTHHETISILIMRVLNEQMKGQLHKAIDIFTNNYTKPFLHQLISGQLDVDRMDYLTRDSFYTGVSEGVIGYDRILKMLTVKDGDLMVEEKGIYSIEKFLVARRLMYWQVYLHKTVLGAEKTLIKIIQRAKELIQQGQTVPAASATFDFFLKSTTSTEFIEQHLDKFCMLDDYDVLTTIKNWIFHSDTVLSILCRCLIDRRLLKVKLQAEPFDQDWIKTQRNNICHHLKIKETDCDYFIFTGEAVNTTYDPTEEMINILFKNGTVTDISKVDNALIHQALASPVKKYYICYYNC; encoded by the coding sequence ATGACAAACCGCATCAGAAAGATCATAAATGACCCGGTATATGGGTTTATTACTATCGATGATCCGCTTGTTTTTCAGGTAATCGCGCATCCCTGGTACCAGCGTTTGCGGCGTATACATCAAATGGCATTTGCGCACCTGGTTTACCCGGGCGCAGTGCATACCCGCCTGCATCACTCCCTGGGCGCTTATCACCTTATGTGCAGTGCGTTAACCGAGCTGAAGAGTAAAGGAGTGGAAATTACTCCTGAAGAAGAAACAGCTGCAAAAATTGCGATCCTGTTACACGATATTGGTCACGGGCCGTTTTCACATGCCCTTGAAAATGTGCTGATCAGTAAAACGCATCATGAAACGATCAGCATCCTTATCATGCGTGTGCTCAATGAACAAATGAAGGGGCAATTGCATAAAGCCATCGACATTTTTACCAATAATTATACCAAGCCCTTTTTACACCAGCTCATCAGTGGCCAGCTTGATGTTGACCGTATGGATTACCTCACCCGCGATAGTTTTTATACAGGTGTTTCGGAAGGGGTGATCGGCTACGACCGCATTTTAAAAATGCTTACGGTGAAAGATGGCGATCTGATGGTTGAGGAAAAAGGCATTTACAGCATAGAGAAATTCCTGGTGGCCCGCCGCCTTATGTACTGGCAGGTATATTTGCATAAAACCGTACTGGGTGCGGAAAAAACGCTGATTAAGATCATTCAGCGAGCCAAGGAATTGATTCAACAGGGACAAACAGTTCCCGCTGCATCTGCTACCTTTGACTTCTTTTTAAAAAGCACCACCAGCACGGAATTTATTGAGCAACATCTCGATAAATTCTGCATGCTCGACGATTATGACGTGCTAACGACAATTAAAAACTGGATCTTTCATTCTGATACCGTTTTGAGCATTTTGTGCCGGTGTTTAATAGATCGCCGTTTATTAAAAGTTAAATTGCAGGCAGAACCTTTTGATCAGGATTGGATTAAAACACAACGGAATAACATTTGCCATCATTTGAAGATAAAGGAAACCGATTGCGATTACTTTATCTTCACCGGGGAAGCAGTAAATACCACCTACGACCCCACCGAGGAAATGATAAATATCCTGTTCAAAAACGGCACGGTGACTGATATATCAAAAGTTGATAATGCATTGATCCATCAGGCATTAGCAAGCCCTGTGAAAAAATATTACATTTGTTACTACAATTGTTAA